A window of the Loxodonta africana isolate mLoxAfr1 chromosome 3, mLoxAfr1.hap2, whole genome shotgun sequence genome harbors these coding sequences:
- the LOC135230609 gene encoding olfactory receptor 7G2-like, with amino-acid sequence MRLINNMTSKNQTGIAAFSLLGLSEDSELQPFLFGLFLTMYLVTVLGNLLIILAISSDSHLHTPMYFFLSNLSFTDICFSTTTVPKMLMNIQTQSKTISYTGCLTQVCFLMIFAGMENFLLAAMAYDRYVAICQPLRYTVIMNSHLCGLLILLSLLISLMDALLHSLMILRLSFCTDREIPHFFCELAQVIKLACSNTLVNNILTYLLSILGGVTFLGIIFSYIEIVSSILRIPSAGGMYKAFSTCGSHLSVVFLFYGTAFGVYISSAVTHFSKKTAVASVMYTVVPPMMNPFIYSLRNRDMKGALKKLLWRTSFS; translated from the coding sequence ATGAGACTAATCAACAACATGacatcaaaaaaccaaactggtaTAGCAGCATTCTCCCTCCTGGGGCTCTCAGAGGATTCAGAACTGCAGCCCTTCCTCTTCGGACTATTCCTGACCATGTACCTCGTCACTGTGTTGGGGAACCTACTCATTATCCTGGCCATCAGCTCAgactcccacctccacacccccatgtactttttcctctccAACCTGTCCTTCACTGACATCTGTTTCAGCACCACCACGGTCCCCAAAATGCTGATGAACATCCAGACACAGAGCAAAACCATCAGTTACACAGGCTGCCTCACCCAGGTTTGCTTCCTCATGATATTCGCAGGCATGGAAAATTTTCTCCTTGcagcaatggcctatgaccgctatgtggccatctgccaaCCACTGAGGTACACAGTCATCATGAACTCTCACCTCTGTGGCCTGCTGATTCTGCTGTCCTTGCTTATTAGTTTGATGGATGCCCTGCTCCACAGTCTGATGATACTAAGGCTGTCCTTCtgcacagacagggaaatccctCACTTCTTCTGTGAACTTGCTCAGGTCATCAAACTTGCCTGCTCCAATACTCTTGTCAATAACATCCTGACATATTTACTAAGTATACTGGGTGGTGTTACTTTCCTTGGGATTATTTTCTCTTACATTGAAATTGTTTCTTCCATTCTGAGAATACCATCAGCTGGTGGAATGTATAAAGCTTTCTCCACCTGTGGTTCTCACCTGTCAGTGGTTTTCTTATTCTATGGGACAGCTTTTGGGGTGTACATTAGTTCTGCAGTTACTCATTTTTCCAAGAAGACAGCCGTAGCCTCAGTGATGTACACTGTGGTCCCTCCAATgatgaacccatttatctacagcctgaggaacagggACATGAAGGGAGCCTTGAAGAAACTCCTGTGGAGAACATCTTTTTCATGA